Proteins from a genomic interval of Paenibacillus sp. FSL H8-0048:
- the holA gene encoding DNA polymerase III subunit delta: protein MDAKTAAKDIKQGKVSPLYLLYGSEKFRMNEFAAMLEEHLIAKEDRDFAVIPFDLSETPVQAVIEEAETVPFMVERKLLLVRDAALFTAGKEKAKLEHNVEMLSEYMQHPADFSVIVFMVNGDKLDERKKIVKSIKASGTVLAFNPLGAEELLRWVEKGFRERGCSLAPGTAEALIASSGTGLQGLSAEMDKLCLFAGTGGRVDAAAVESLVHRGTEQNIFTLVEDIANLRLDKALNTLYELLKQREEPIKIASLIARQFRIILQVKDLSALSYSQGQIASQLGLHPYAVKLAGEQAHKFGSQRLRQILSILADLDYQMKTGAVDKVLGLEMFMLRLGA, encoded by the coding sequence ATGGATGCCAAAACGGCAGCCAAAGACATCAAGCAAGGAAAGGTCTCTCCGCTGTACCTGCTGTACGGCAGTGAGAAGTTCCGGATGAATGAGTTCGCGGCCATGCTGGAAGAACACCTGATAGCCAAAGAAGACCGCGATTTCGCGGTGATCCCGTTCGATCTCTCTGAAACCCCGGTTCAGGCGGTCATTGAAGAGGCGGAGACGGTTCCGTTCATGGTAGAACGCAAGCTCCTGCTGGTGCGGGATGCGGCTCTGTTCACGGCAGGCAAGGAGAAGGCGAAGCTGGAGCATAACGTGGAGATGCTAAGCGAATATATGCAGCACCCTGCTGATTTCAGCGTGATTGTATTTATGGTGAACGGCGACAAGCTGGATGAACGTAAAAAAATCGTCAAAAGCATCAAAGCCTCCGGCACCGTACTGGCCTTCAATCCTTTGGGTGCGGAGGAGCTGCTGCGCTGGGTGGAGAAGGGCTTCCGCGAACGCGGCTGCTCTCTTGCGCCGGGGACGGCAGAGGCTCTGATCGCAAGCAGCGGCACCGGACTCCAGGGCCTGTCTGCGGAGATGGACAAGCTGTGCCTGTTCGCCGGTACTGGCGGGCGGGTGGATGCGGCAGCAGTGGAGAGTCTGGTCCACCGGGGAACCGAGCAGAATATCTTCACGCTGGTGGAGGATATTGCGAATCTGCGCCTGGACAAGGCGCTGAATACGCTCTATGAGCTGCTTAAGCAGCGGGAGGAGCCGATCAAGATCGCTTCGCTGATTGCCCGGCAGTTCAGAATCATCCTTCAGGTCAAGGATTTGTCAGCCCTCAGCTATTCGCAGGGACAGATTGCCTCCCAGCTCGGACTGCATCCGTATGCAGTGAAGCTGGCCGGAGAGCAGGCGCATAAGTTCGGAAGCCAGCGGCTGCGGCAGATCCTGAGTATTCTGGCGGATCTGGACTATCAGATGAAGACGGGGGCTGTCGATAAGGTGCTGGGGCTGGAGATGTTCATGCTGCGCCTCGGAGCCTGA
- the rpsT gene encoding 30S ribosomal protein S20, whose product MPNIKSAVKRVKTIEKRRALNASQKSALRTAVKTADVAVTGTEVEVAQAAFQAASKKLDKAVSKGLVHKNAAARKKSRLAKKLNALKAQA is encoded by the coding sequence ATGCCAAATATCAAATCCGCGGTAAAACGCGTCAAGACGATCGAGAAACGCCGTGCACTGAACGCTTCCCAGAAGTCCGCGCTTCGTACAGCTGTGAAAACTGCTGATGTAGCAGTGACTGGTACGGAAGTTGAAGTAGCTCAGGCTGCTTTCCAAGCGGCTTCCAAAAAGCTGGACAAGGCTGTATCTAAAGGCCTGGTTCATAAAAATGCGGCTGCCCGCAAAAAATCCCGCTTGGCTAAGAAATTGAACGCTCTCAAGGCTCAAGCCTAA
- the gpr gene encoding GPR endopeptidase, with translation MELDLQLYSVRTDLAVEAKEMAERHANAPIPGVNEEVEEEGGIKVTRLAVADLAGSQAIGRAIGNYVTLEVPGLRGGDTGLQQKVSTVFAREFEHFLDKIGIDRDSKVLIVGLGNWNVTPDSLGPLVVENSLITRQFYELVPDQVSPGYRNVSAIAPGVLGLTGIESSEVVQGIVDRTSPDVIIAIDALASRSLERINTTIQIADIGIHPGSGIGNKRRGLTKEVLGVPCIAIGVPTVCYASTIVNNVLEMMRTHFGQMADGGAHTKEIMGLLDDISEQERLALVKEVLEPLGHDLIVTPKEIDEFIEEIANIVASGLNAALHEAVDPGNVGAYTH, from the coding sequence ATGGAACTGGATCTTCAGCTGTATTCGGTACGTACGGACTTGGCGGTGGAAGCGAAGGAAATGGCAGAGCGGCACGCCAATGCACCGATCCCGGGTGTCAATGAGGAAGTGGAAGAAGAGGGCGGCATCAAGGTCACGAGACTTGCTGTAGCAGACCTTGCCGGCTCTCAGGCGATTGGACGGGCTATCGGCAATTACGTGACCCTGGAGGTGCCTGGGCTGCGCGGCGGGGATACCGGGCTCCAGCAGAAGGTCTCTACAGTGTTTGCCCGCGAATTCGAGCACTTTCTGGATAAAATCGGCATTGACCGCGATTCTAAGGTCCTTATCGTGGGCCTCGGCAACTGGAATGTGACGCCCGACTCGCTTGGCCCGCTGGTCGTTGAGAATTCGCTGATTACCCGCCAGTTCTATGAGCTGGTGCCTGACCAGGTCTCGCCCGGTTACCGGAATGTCAGCGCTATTGCTCCCGGAGTCCTCGGCCTGACGGGTATTGAATCCAGCGAAGTTGTGCAGGGAATTGTGGACCGTACCAGCCCGGATGTCATTATAGCCATTGATGCGCTGGCCTCCCGTTCACTGGAGAGAATCAATACCACTATCCAGATTGCTGACATCGGCATTCATCCCGGCTCAGGGATCGGGAACAAACGCAGAGGGCTGACCAAGGAGGTGCTGGGCGTGCCTTGCATTGCCATCGGCGTCCCTACAGTCTGCTATGCCTCCACGATTGTCAACAACGTGCTGGAGATGATGCGGACCCATTTCGGACAGATGGCTGACGGTGGCGCCCATACCAAAGAGATTATGGGTCTCCTTGACGATATCTCCGAGCAGGAGCGTCTTGCCCTTGTGAAAGAAGTGCTTGAGCCGCTGGGCCATGACCTGATTGTGACCCCCAAAGAAATCGATGAATTCATTGAAGAGATCGCGAACATTGTGGCAAGCGGACTGAATGCCGCCTTGCATGAAGCGGTAGATCCGGGCAATGTCGGAGCTTATACTCACTGA
- a CDS encoding stage II sporulation protein P — protein MNRKWFQLWNIGRLRGRLMDILSLGRTMLLLAGGSLVLFMLLGAGGLAGQKLNSSPIPSMKGLAASLSSGFFMELLGMEVPHLPKGEEPSAFSGDKVTSFVFRLLTSVDPGDPKSLVSREMPGLAADDPFLLRQGSGGSAGAPADYHPGGDELATGEDSGAGEGPGSSPDSGNGTAADNGHDNPGEGTVQPEASPVPDPPDAGPDEGYSGSGDAENGTGDTSVKRILVYHSHPREAYNPLLGAQSDNPSSAVPSKNVMLVGSYISKRLEERGIGTVHAQEDYATEVPGYNWNFSYKYSRMTVKSAMASNQQMSELIDIHRDSQRHGKTTAVINGKNYAQVYFILGHANKNWKQNEAFANKIHQLLEKNYPGISRGIWGKSSGNGNNGEYNQTLSPNSVLIEVGGIDNSADELKRTADLLADAIADVYWSSRDAEKAAAPDQAGTQSGGSGGETSTGEAS, from the coding sequence ATGAACAGAAAATGGTTTCAGCTATGGAATATAGGGCGGCTGCGCGGACGGCTGATGGATATTCTGTCGCTGGGAAGGACGATGCTGCTGCTGGCCGGAGGTTCGCTTGTGTTGTTCATGCTGCTTGGAGCCGGCGGATTGGCCGGGCAAAAGCTGAATTCTTCGCCCATTCCTTCAATGAAAGGTCTGGCGGCCTCACTCTCCAGCGGATTCTTCATGGAGCTGCTGGGCATGGAGGTTCCCCATCTGCCGAAGGGCGAGGAGCCTTCGGCCTTCTCCGGGGACAAGGTGACCTCCTTCGTATTCCGGCTGCTTACCAGTGTTGATCCTGGTGATCCCAAGAGTCTGGTCTCGCGTGAGATGCCCGGACTTGCTGCCGATGATCCCTTCCTGCTGCGGCAAGGCTCAGGAGGAAGTGCAGGAGCGCCGGCAGACTACCATCCGGGGGGAGATGAACTGGCCACAGGGGAAGATTCCGGAGCGGGGGAGGGTCCTGGATCTTCTCCAGATTCAGGGAATGGTACAGCGGCTGATAATGGCCATGACAATCCGGGGGAAGGCACGGTACAGCCTGAGGCTTCGCCTGTTCCGGACCCGCCTGATGCAGGGCCTGACGAGGGTTACTCCGGAAGCGGAGATGCCGAGAACGGCACGGGAGATACTTCGGTCAAACGTATTCTCGTCTATCATTCCCATCCGCGGGAGGCCTATAATCCGCTGCTTGGCGCACAGAGCGACAACCCCAGCTCGGCCGTCCCTTCCAAGAATGTGATGCTGGTAGGCTCCTATATCTCCAAGAGGCTGGAAGAACGCGGGATCGGAACGGTCCATGCCCAGGAGGATTATGCTACAGAGGTGCCGGGCTACAACTGGAACTTCTCTTATAAATATTCACGTATGACGGTGAAATCCGCCATGGCCTCCAATCAGCAGATGAGTGAGCTGATTGATATCCACCGCGATTCGCAGCGGCACGGCAAAACCACAGCTGTCATTAACGGGAAAAATTATGCCCAGGTCTATTTTATTTTGGGGCATGCGAATAAAAACTGGAAGCAAAACGAGGCCTTCGCCAATAAAATCCATCAGCTGCTGGAGAAAAATTATCCTGGAATTTCACGCGGGATATGGGGGAAATCATCCGGAAACGGGAATAATGGGGAATATAACCAGACGTTGTCCCCGAACAGTGTGCTGATTGAGGTAGGAGGAATTGACAACAGCGCCGATGAGCTGAAGCGGACGGCCGATCTTCTGGCAGATGCGATTGCTGATGTGTATTGGAGCAGCCGGGATGCTGAAAAGGCAGCTGCGCCAGATCAGGCCGGTACACAGTCTGGAGGCTCCGGGGGAGAGACATCAACAGGAGAGGCTTCCTGA